From a region of the Suncus etruscus isolate mSunEtr1 chromosome 11, mSunEtr1.pri.cur, whole genome shotgun sequence genome:
- the RGMA gene encoding repulsive guidance molecule A encodes MQSPRARLVQTGRAGWMGMGREAARPALAFAPLLAFLLCSFPPAASPCKILKCNSDFWSAKAGGLAAAADTPEFCSALRTYALCTRRMARTCRGDLAYHSAVHGIEDLMGQHNCSRDGPTAQPRLRTLPPPPGDSQERSDSPEMCHYEKSLPRGAAPNYTHCGLFGDPHLRTFGDSFQTCKVRGAWPLVDNDFLKVQVTNTPVRPGSAATATSKLTIIFKNFQECIDQKVYQAETDELPAAFADGSRNGGDRHGASSLRITEKVSGQHVEIQARYIGTTIVVRQVGRYLTFAMRMPEEVVYAVEDREGPGLYLCLRGCPANQQIDFQAWGPDSMGSPEPEAPGATFPYETAVAKCREKLPVEDLYFQACVFDLLTTGDLNFTLAAYYALQDTKALRADRQQLHLYERTRPPPSHAAAAPHSPPTLRALFWGLLLLSLLLEAI; translated from the exons GGCGAGGCTGGTGCAAACAGGCCGAGCTGGATGGATGGGCATGGGGAGAGAGGCCGCGCGCCCAGCACTGGCATTCGCTCCGCTCCTCGCCTTTCTGCTCTGCAGCTTCCCGCCAG CCGCCTCCCCGTGCAAAATCCTCAAGTGCAACTCGGACTTCTGGAGTGCCAAGGCGGGCGGCCTGGCAGCGGCAGCCGACACCCCCGAGTTCTGCTCGGCCCTGCGCACCTACGCCCTGTGCACGCGAAGGATGGCACGCACCTGCCGAGGGGACCTGGCCTACCACTCGGCCGTGCATGGCATCGAGGACCTCATGGGCCAGCACAACTGCTCCCGAGACGGCCCCACAGCCCAGCCACGTCTCCGCACCCTGCCACCACCTCCCGGAGACAGCCAGGAGCGCTCCGACAGCCCCGAGATGTGCCACTATGAGAAGAGCCTGCCCCGGGGTGCTGCGCCCAACTACACTCACTGTGGCCTCTTCGGGGACCCCCACCTGCGCACCTTCGGCGACAGCTTCCAGACCTGCAAGGTGCGAGGCGCCTGGCCGCTCGTGGACAACGACTTCCTGAAGGTGCAGGTCACCAACACGCCCGTGCGGCCGGGCTCGGCCGCCACCGCCACCAGCAAG CTCACCATCATCTTCAAGAACTTCCAGGAATGCATCGACCAGAAGGTGTACCAGGCCGAGACAGACGAGCTGCCCGCCGCCTTCGCCGATGGCTCCAGGAACGGTGGCGACCGGCACGGGGCCAGCAGCCTCCGAATCACCGAGAAGGTGTCGGGCCAGCATGTGGAGATCCAAGCTCGGTACATCGGTACCACCATCGTGGTGCGCCAAGTGGGCCGCTACCTGACCTTCGCCATGCGCATGCCGGAGGAGGTGGTTTATGCCGTGGAGGACCGTGAGGGTCCGGGGCTCTACCTGTGTCTCCGGGGGTGCCCGGCAAACCAGCAGATTGACTTTCAGGCCTGGGGGCCGGACAGCATGGGCAGCCCCGAACCCGAGGCCCCCGGTGCTACTTTCCCCTATGAGACAGCGGTGGCCAAGTGCAGGGAGAAGCTGCCCGTGGAGGATTTGTACTTCCAGGCCTGTGTCTTCGATTTGCTCACCACGGGGGATTTGAACTTCACCCTGGCCGCCTACTACGCCCTGCAGGACACCAAGGCTCTGCGAGCTGACCGGCAGCAGCTGCACCTCTACGAGCGGACTCGCCCCCCACCCAGCCATGCTGCCGCTGCCCCCCATTCGCCCCCAACCCTCAGAGCCCTGTTCTGGGGCCTCCTGCTCCTGTCTCTACTCCTGGAGGCCATATAA